A portion of the Camelus ferus isolate YT-003-E chromosome 16, BCGSAC_Cfer_1.0, whole genome shotgun sequence genome contains these proteins:
- the LOC116656732 gene encoding uncharacterized protein LOC116656732, giving the protein MLGRRGALRPSRPLLLSQEGSVLPAAPEPPSHLGMPTFCFQGEDLLPEATREVLMALWKKLRPEQQYTPLPTSLQAREVAFADFLPDQEEGQGVRDVGHPDDRRPHVELTIHWSPMNKQRVLALVDTGAEITLVHGNPERFQGPWVDIEGYGNKQMCVKRVTLILGIGRLPPAAYEVHISPVAEYILGIDILQGLQIQTTQGEFRLRVRVVKTVIRGHPHHAPLVLPQATRVVNVRQYRLPGGHEEIGQTILKLEEAGIIRATHSPYNSPVWPVRKPDGSWRMTVDYRELNKVTPPMHAAVLNITDLMD; this is encoded by the exons ATGCTGGGGAGACGCGGGGCCCTACGCCCTAGCAgacctctgcttctctcccaggaAGGCTCAGTGCTCCCTGCTGCCCCAGAACCTCCATCCCATCTTGGGATGCCCACATTCTGCTTTCAAGGGGAAGACTTGCTCCCTGAGGCTACAAG ggaggtgctgATGGCCTTATGGAAGAAATTACGGCCTGAGCAACAATATACTCCATTGCCAACCTCCCTTCAGGCCCGAGAGGTGGCCTTTGCTGATTTCCTCCCAGACCAGGAGGAAGGCCAAGGTGTTCGGGACGTGGGGCACCCCGATGACCGGAGGCCACATGTTGAGCTGACTATTCACTGGTCCCCCATGAATAAACAGCGAGTGCTGGCACTAGTAGACACAGGAGCTGAAATTACACTGGTGCATGGAAATCCGGAGCGTTTTCAGGGACCATGGGTTGATATAGAAGGATATGGAAACAAGCAAATGTGTGTTAAACGAGTGACTCTGATTTTGGGCATTGGCCGTCTGCCCCCTGCTGCATATGAAGTGCATATATCCCCAGTAGCTGAATACATTTTGGGGATAGACATTTTGCAAGGATTGCAAATACAGACGACTCAAGGGGAATTTCGCCTGAGAGTCCGTGTGGTGAAAACAGTTATACGGGGGCATCCTCATCATGCACCTTTGGTTTTGCCACAGGCCACACGAGTGGTGAATGTCCGGCAATATCGATTGCCCGGAGGCCATGAGGAAATAGGACAGACTATTCTGAAGCTTGAGGAAGCCGGTATAATTCGGGCTACGCATAGCCCATATAACTCTCCAGTATGGCCGGTGCGGAAGCCAGACGGCTCCTGGAGGATGACAGTGGACTATCGGGAACTGAATAAAGTCACTCCCCCCATGCATGCAGCTGTGCTGAATATAACAGATTTGATGGACTGA